In Candidatus Zixiibacteriota bacterium, the sequence GACCTTCCGGTGCTCGGCCAACTCCCGGATTTCGAATTCACCGCGCAGTCCGGGGGGATGTTCGGGCGGAGGGAAATGCGAGGGAAGGTTAACATAGTCGATTTCATTTTCACCCGCTGCAAGGGTCCCTGCCCGATAATGAGCGGATTTATGTCGGAGTTGTATCAGTTGTACGGCGGGACGGACTCGGTGCAGTTCGTGTCGATAACAGTGGATCCCTCGTACGATTCGCTGAAAGTGCTACAGGCGTACGCGGAGAGCCATGGGGTAAAGGATAGTCGGTGGGTATTTCTGTGGGCGCCGATAGATTCAGTCGTTCAACTCAGCGAGCAGGGATTCATGCTGGCGGCGGATGACCTGCCGGGGTCACATACGACCAAATGGGTACTGGTGGACAAAGATGCCAACATCCGCGGGTACTACAGCGGAACCGATGAAGCGAGCATTGAAGTGCTCAAAACACACGTTGCCCGGCTGGTGAAAGAGATGAAATGAGCGTTTCGGACTTACCTACATTAAATGCCGCTCTCAACTTGATCAGCGCTACCCTGTTGGCCTTTGGATACGTGAACATAAAGCGGGGGCGGCAAACCGTACACAAGCGGTTTATGGTTGGTGCACTGGTATCATCGGCGCTGTTTCTAATCAGTTATTCGATATATCACTATCACGCAGGTTCGGTGCCATACCCCCACCACGACTGGACGCGACCGGTATACTTTGCTGTTCTCATACCTCACGTGATTCTCGCGGCGGTCATGACGCCTTTCGTTATCGCGACAGTCTGGTTGGCATTTCGTGAGAATTTCAAAAGACATCGTATGCTGGCCCGATGGGTCTGGCCGGTGTGGATGTTCGTGTCGGTGAGCGGCGTGATTGTATATCTGATGTTGTACAGGCTTTAGAAGATTTCCCTTTGATGCGATCCCTTGGCCGCGAGGCCGAAAGGAAACCGGTGCGGAGCATTTCCGCACCGGTTTCAGCTTTTGTGTCTGATGTGTCTGACCTGAGCCTACAGCTTAGGAATCGCTGCCGTCGTCATAACCCGTCGAGTCGTCATCGTAGTAACCAGACGAGTCGTCGTCATAATATTCCGTGGAATCATCGTCGTATTCCGTCGAGTCATCGTCGTACCCCGAGGAGTCATCATCATGGTACCCGGATGAATCATCATCGCAATAGTCCGATGAGTCATCGTCATAGTAATCATCATCGTAATCCCAGTAGTAGCAATGACCGGGGCCGATGTGACCGCTGTTGTAATCATCCAGCGTGTCCTTCCAACCCAGAATCATCTTTGTCTGCGCCGAGTCGAGGGCGTACCAGTCGCCGTAACCGTGGTCGGCCAGGAAGGCATCGGCCTGCGAGATGATGTCCATTACGGCCGCGTCATCGGCGCCGGCCGCGACGTTCAGCTTGGCCGCCAGAAGCTGGGCATAGAGTTTGATGATTCCGTTTCGGCGGCTGTCCCAGCTCATCGAGAGGATCTCGTGCGATGTTGCCGTGTTTTCCACTGCGATGCTGGCCGAGCCGCCTTCAGTCCCGAGCCACTGAGGCAGATACTGGCTGACTGAGTCAGGTTGCGGACCGAGACCATCCCAGTTACGCCAGAAACCCTTGGAACGCGTGCAGTTGCTGTCCGTGGGCAGCACCTCGGTTTCTTCGCCGAACACAATCAGGGTCTGACGCTCCATGTCACTTTCATCGGCCCACCCGGTGAACAGATACGGCATGAATCCGTAATTGTGGTCAGGGTTGGTTTCCCAGATGTACGCGTCACCTATGTCGGCAATCTGGATACACCCGTCGCTGTCGGAGGTGCTAAAACAGATTTCGATATAAGGGGGCGACATGGTGGATGAGTCCCTGGATTGATACTCGGCCAGAGGATAGGCCTCGTCAACCTGATCCAGAAGGATGCCGTAGTTTTCATAGGTGCTGTCAAGCCACGATTGTACAAGGGATGTGATGTCGACCGAGACCATTCCGGTATTCTCGGCCACGAAGGAATTGATTACGGTCGGATCGAATGCTCCGGCGAAGCTGTTAAATGTCACCGTCGCCTCGTCCCATGACCCGGTTATTCGGTGTATGTTAACAGTTTGATTATTGGCCGCCTGTACGTAGATAACCAGGCGTGCCGAATCCAGCGTGGCATCCTGCGGGAGATCGAATTTTCCCAAAGACAGAGGTTGACTCGCGAAATTCATTGTTGAGTCTGTCGGACCGGAATCGTTCTGACAGCTTACCAGAAATATTGCCGTCGCTCCGACCAAAACAAACACGATTAATGCTCTCATAGATTAGCTCCCATTTTTCCCATTTCTGTGGAGATTTCTTCCAGTTCGTTCTTTGTTACAAAAATATATTTGAGTGGTTGCCCGAATGTGGCACCCCCTGACGCGCAGTGTGTTCTGTAATCTCGATTTGCTTTTTGTTATACGGAAGAAAACTGCTG encodes:
- a CDS encoding SCO family protein gives rise to the protein MKGNAAFRTLVLLAVIVILAGGAYFVIKQAQTSVSDLPVLGQLPDFEFTAQSGGMFGRREMRGKVNIVDFIFTRCKGPCPIMSGFMSELYQLYGGTDSVQFVSITVDPSYDSLKVLQAYAESHGVKDSRWVFLWAPIDSVVQLSEQGFMLAADDLPGSHTTKWVLVDKDANIRGYYSGTDEASIEVLKTHVARLVKEMK
- a CDS encoding DUF420 domain-containing protein; the encoded protein is MSVSDLPTLNAALNLISATLLAFGYVNIKRGRQTVHKRFMVGALVSSALFLISYSIYHYHAGSVPYPHHDWTRPVYFAVLIPHVILAAVMTPFVIATVWLAFRENFKRHRMLARWVWPVWMFVSVSGVIVYLMLYRL
- a CDS encoding DNRLRE domain-containing protein, translating into MRALIVFVLVGATAIFLVSCQNDSGPTDSTMNFASQPLSLGKFDLPQDATLDSARLVIYVQAANNQTVNIHRITGSWDEATVTFNSFAGAFDPTVINSFVAENTGMVSVDITSLVQSWLDSTYENYGILLDQVDEAYPLAEYQSRDSSTMSPPYIEICFSTSDSDGCIQIADIGDAYIWETNPDHNYGFMPYLFTGWADESDMERQTLIVFGEETEVLPTDSNCTRSKGFWRNWDGLGPQPDSVSQYLPQWLGTEGGSASIAVENTATSHEILSMSWDSRRNGIIKLYAQLLAAKLNVAAGADDAAVMDIISQADAFLADHGYGDWYALDSAQTKMILGWKDTLDDYNSGHIGPGHCYYWDYDDDYYDDDSSDYCDDDSSGYHDDDSSGYDDDSTEYDDDSTEYYDDDSSGYYDDDSTGYDDGSDS